The DNA sequence agaaaaaaaaaaataaaatcttgagACCAAAGACAAAAGAATTCCAAGAACTGAATTATGAAATTACCAAAGTTAATTACACTGATAATgtactcaaaataataattttaaaaaataaagtaataaaatctaaaaaaaaaaattttccaactttataaatttcaaatttgattatatataagaaaataattaattaaaactaattaattaattttgaaaatcgctGAAAAAATTCTGATCTTTAATTTGAGACTAATTATTactcttaattaaaataattaaattcattaatttgaaaaaaaaaaaaattttatttctcagtcgaatttttttaaattaattatttaaattaattaatcaattaatttctttataattaatgtcttgataatttaattagttaatactaattaatttaaataattataataattaaatacgtCAAATTTGAGAATTTAAACATTTGAATTTTGCGCGCCAATTTTTTGAACGGCAGCGCCTCTGTTGTTTTTCAAAATGACTGATGTTATTCTTCAGATCATGATTCTCCGAAAATTCTAACCCTAATTACATCTTATAAGTAAcgctttatatttttatagtcatacatttaaataaataataaatatatatattatttatatcggAAACaagtttagttatttttaattatcaattttaaataacaataattaaaaattaatttttacaattaattaaataaacagacaagtgtttatttattaaattacaatggtaagtaattactttaatttattaattaactaattaatgtatttataaataattaaaataatttattttccttcaattataaaatttttttttttttaattaaaaaaaataatttttaatttttgttaaaaataaaaattttttgttacaagTTGCaagttaacttttaattaaaagtcaattatttttaaatttcaaaaaatcagaattaaaaaataatttttttttttttgttaaaagataaagtttaaaaattttctattttttttaagtttcgtAATCAATATGACAGTGACGTTACTGTATGGAGTCCTCAGGGACGTTTGCACCAGGTTGAGTATGCCATGGAAGCTGTAAAACTTGGATCAGCAACTGtcggtttaaaaaataaagagtacGCGGTTCTCATTGCTTTGAAACGCGCCTCCTCTGAATTATCtgcttatcaaaaaaaaataatacccaTTGACAAACATATGGGAATAAGTATCGCTGGCTTGACTGCTGATGCACGAATGTTAAGGTATAATTAGTTATAAtgttattacattttttaaatattgcgcgggaatttttaaattttttgaattatttatttatcattttttatttttcgagctcTAGAGTCTAAACTATTAgacttttgtaaaaattcataaggaccttttttgtaggaaattcaattctctacaaaaatgttTCAGTGCATTTTTATCGTAACTTCGATAGTTTAcccagaattttaattttaaaattaaattaaatagaattcgTTACAGAAAATGATTGTAATGTGGGAGTATGATTTCAAACTGTTATTGTGGCTAAACTATTGATCGtacggaaaaatttataaggaccttttttatagagaatttaattccctacaaaaatgtctcagtacatttttatcataactcCCATAGTTCGcccagaaatttaaatttccatacaGCATTCAAAAATCGACCTTtctaatcattaattaatagctaattaattatcataataaaaaatattcaaatattccaGCCGTTACATGAGAACAGAATGTCTGAATTACAAATATTCACATGATGATCCACTTCCAGTTGGACGATTAATAGCAACTTTGGGTAACAAAATGCAAACTTGCACTCAGAGATACGACAGACGTCCTTACGGTGTCGGTTTACTTGTTGCTGGTTTTGacgtaattatattaattaactaattaattaattaattaatcaactaaatgattttttttaacaaaaaaaaaattacactacattttttaattaaaaaaatttttatcaccaattaattaattaattaattaaaattttttttttattaattaaggaTCAAGGACCTCATATTTATCAAACATGTCCATCagcaaattattttgattgcaAAGCAATGGCAATTGGATCACGATCACAAGCCGCTCGTACTTATCtcgaaaaacatttaaatgaatttttaacttgcgatttaaatgaattaattaaacatgGATTACGTTCATTACGTGATACTTTACCTAATGAAGTTGATTTATCTAtcaaggtatttttttttttttttttttttataataattttttttattaatttttaattttattttttttaaagaatgtATCGATTGGAGTAGTGGGCAAAGCTCACGCATTTGAAATCTTATCTGAAGAAAGTACTGAGCGTTACTTGGGAGAGATTGAGGGAGATGAAAAACGTGGCAGAGCTGCTGCTGCAACTGCTGGTACGAGTGCAGATGACAAACCGCCTCAGGATCCACCAGCTGATGACGCTCAGCCACGCGTAGCTGTCGCGATGGACACggagtaaattaataaataagtttataaaattcttaactgcgatttaatttttttttctttaactatTGATTACTACCgatttgcattataaattactgtaattgatttataataaatgattgcATTGTctatggtaatttattttttagagaaTTGTGGAGGGGAGAGATGGAAAGCTTGTGAGCTGACGAGTAAAATgagtggtcacatgactatgtttgtaaaaaaaatttttttttattattttgacttgagtttttaaaaaaaaattagtaagttattcttttttaaagaAGTTGTCTTCTGGGTACTCAAACTTTCCAAAATTTTCTCCCAAATTCACTCCTaatatcaaaattcaaaaaaaatacaaaattttcaaaaaaatgtcatttcaCCCCACTTGTATATTTTCAACCCAAACCTAGTCTTCCGGGTACTCAAAcctcttaaaattttctcgcCAATTCACCCCCggtatcaaatttcaaaaaaatacaaaattttcaaaaaaataccattttaccccacatatattttctaacCCAAACCTAGTCTTCCGGGTACTCAAACTTCATGAAATCACCTGCCGAATGCATTCCCCCATAGACTTTTTCATTTCCCTCAACTCCAACGAAAAAAAGTCTCCAATTAACCAGACCCGAATTTCTACTCTTTCCAATTACAAAACCAGCCgcctttaaataaaaataatttatttgtctcaACAATTACAAAAATCTCGACAGTTCAAATTCactaaactaataaataaaataaaatatcaaacatTAACATCTTCTACGTTGCGACTTCGCTGCTTGATAATATTTCCCAGATAAAATTCACCAGCTCTGTAAGAAGATCTAACGAGTGGACCACTAGCGGTATACAAAAATCCACTTTTATTTCCAAAATCTTCccagtatttaaatttttccggTGTCACGTATTCAATTACTTTCAAATGACGTTTTGTCGGCTGCATGTATTGACCCAGAGTCAGTGCGTCGACTCCTACAGATCTTAGATCTTTTATTGTCGTCATTATTTCTTCATCAGTTTCTCCGAGGCCCAACATTATCGATGACTttgttatcaaatttttatttaattctttcgccatttttaaaactttcaacgactgtctgaaaatttaaatcaaatttttaaaattactcccGCCTTtaactcagaaaaaaaaaaatttcaaattttccgctggtttcaaattcaaatcttCAT is a window from the Microplitis demolitor isolate Queensland-Clemson2020A chromosome 4, iyMicDemo2.1a, whole genome shotgun sequence genome containing:
- the LOC103570593 gene encoding proteasome subunit alpha type-1 codes for the protein MFRNQYDSDVTVWSPQGRLHQVEYAMEAVKLGSATVGLKNKEYAVLIALKRASSELSAYQKKIIPIDKHMGISIAGLTADARMLSRYMRTECLNYKYSHDDPLPVGRLIATLGNKMQTCTQRYDRRPYGVGLLVAGFDDQGPHIYQTCPSANYFDCKAMAIGSRSQAARTYLEKHLNEFLTCDLNELIKHGLRSLRDTLPNEVDLSIKNVSIGVVGKAHAFEILSEESTERYLGEIEGDEKRGRAAAATAGTSADDKPPQDPPADDAQPRVAVAMDTE